CGACTGGGCACGACTCGGCGTGCCAGACATCTTCAAACACGAGACTCTGTCTACACTCGACTGGTCACAACCCGCACTGCAAAAGCCCGAACTACGCGACTACGTGGAACACGCCGCCGATTACTTCGAGGCCGGCATCGGCCTGACGCTGATTGGCACGCCCGGCACCGGCAAGACCCATCTGACCGCTGGATTGCTCAAGCAGGCCGTGGCCGGTGGGTATTCGGCCCGGTTCGCCGGCGTGGTTCCCTTGCTGGATCGTCTCAGGGCCACTTTCGACGGCCACCGTGCCGGTGAAAGCGAACAACGAATCATCTACAGCTTGATCGAGCCTGACGTACTGGTGCTCGACGACTTGCGGGTGGACAACCTGACGGTGTGGGCGCGCGACCGGTTGTATGCCGTCGTCGGCGGGCGCTGGGAGCGTGGCCTGCCGACCCTCACCACCAGCAACTACACGCCCGAAGAGTTGTTCCATCCGGCGGGCCGCGACCGCCTCGGCCTCGACGAAGGCACACTCTCACGCTTGATTCGTTCGGCGCTGACCCTCACCATCGTGGGCGAAGATTACCGTCTCGAGCGCAAGCGCAAGAAAATTGCCGCCATTCAATCCGCCCGCGCCATACTTACACTTTGCAGGAATAAGCCATGACTGACTCTCGAAACAGCGTTAACCTGATCGGCCAGATCCGGCTGATCAACGTGACCGATTACCAGATGCAAGACAACACCGCCCTCGTCGTCAACGCCACCATCGACACCGGGCCGGTGGCCTTGGGTGGCCGCCACAAAGTAATTCTCTCCGGCTTCCCCGCGCGCAAGATTCTGGCGTTCTTCCGCGCCGCCAGCCAGGATGAACTGGAGGGCTTCATCCGCGGTGAACTGTTCACCGTCTCCGGCGCAACCAGCGTCAAGGGCGACGTCGTAGATTTCTTCGTACCAAAGGAGATTGCCAGGAAAGCGCAAACCATCCTGGAGGCCATTGAGCCGCCTGAAAGCCGCAAGAGCCGGAGGCGCAACACGGAAGGGTAGGGCTGGCCCGGCACGGCCACGCGCCCCACGCTCCCGCTCTGGCCTCACGGCCTGACGCGGGTCGGCCTGAGGGCCTTCGTAGGGCGCGGGCCTTGGCGGGCCTCGCCTCCAATCGGCCTGACGGCCTCCGAGGAGAGGGCAGACATCGCCATGAGAAACCGCCATCGCTATCCCCGTGACTGGGAAGGCATCAGCCGCCGCATCCGCCGGCGGGATGGCTATTGTTGCCAGCTCTGCGGCCTGCCGAATGGCGCAACGGGCTGGCGCGATGGCAAAGGCAAGTTTCATCTCACCCGGCGCGCACCGCGAGGCCAGCACCTGATCCGGATCGTCGTCACCGCCGCTCATCTTGGCGTGGACAAACCCGATGGCACGCCGGGAGACAAGCGCGACAAACTGGACTGCCGCGACGAAAACCTGACGACGCTGTGCCGCCGCTGTCATTTGCGCTACGACACGGACGAGCGGCTCGCCAGCCGGGCGATTAACCGTCTTCGGCGACAGACGGAGGCTGGCCAGTTAGAACTCGTCCATGTGCAAAGCCGCTTCAAGTAACGGCCCGTGCCACTCACCGGCTTTCCGGTTACGCGCCCTCATGTGCTTACCGATGAAAGATAGTTTGCCTCTGGGTAATCGCCTTACTGGCAAGAGTCCTTCCGGCAATTTTCGGGAGTCCTCCCCCGGCCAGCGCCTCTTCATCCGATAGGCCGGGAAAGGAGCGCCTGAGTTTGCCGTGAAGGGCAGTTCATGGGCCGGGGCCAGCCTCTGGAGAAATCGTCACGGAAATCCTGAAGGGCAGTTTGGAAAACCGGGCGTTGCGCCCTATCCAAAGCAACCATCTCTCGTATGGGGAACGGTAGAGGGCAGAAGCCGAATCATTCATGCAGGCGAAATATCTGGTTAACTCCAGCGGTCGGCTGGAATTTGTGTTGACGCCGCCGGAGACGTACCCGCTGGGGTTGTTGTTCGTCGGCAGGCACGTCCCCGCCGAATACCGGCAAGACCGCCGCGACATTCTCGACCCTCTGGGGCTGACTCGTCGGGGCAACGGCGCGGTGATGCTGTCCATCATTGCCGCCATCGCCGGAGGTATTTCCAGCCAGTTTGAGATTGAGCAACTGCTAGGACAGGCTGAACTGTTGAAAGCCAATCCAGAGAGCGACATCACACGGCGTTCCAGCGCCTACTTGCAAAGGGATGGCTTCTTAGCGGCGAAGAAACTCAACGTGCCGCTGGGCCGCACTGCCCACCGGGCTGAGGTCACAGCGTTGTCGCTGACCGAAAAAGGAGTAGTGCTGGCTCGTAAGTTGAGCATCGAACCGGTCGTAACTGACTACGAGCAGTTGGCCCGCAACCACCGCGCCGACGACTGGCCGGAACACACGGCGGCCTGCCTGCATACCATCAGCCATGCCCGTTTGAGAGGCATTCCGGTTGAAGTCGCGCCCGTGCCGGTGGGCGTCAATTCGACCAGCCCGGATTTGATTTTTCGTGAGTCTGGTAGTGTCTACGGGGTAGAAGTGCAGAGACGGGTGGAGAAGAGCCTGGTGGATAAGTTGCGGAGCAATGCCCGGTACAATGAGGTCGATAACGCAGAAACGGGACGTTGGGGCGGTTCTGTTTCGTCAGGCTTTGCCGCCGTCGTCGTTCTCAACGAGGAACAACGGCGAAAGTTGATTGAGTTGATTTACAGCGACACCCGGCTTGGCATGGCTTGTGTCGTCACTGACTTGATGTACTTGCGAAGCGGTTATGCAAAGGGCCTACCATTCTGGGTGGAGCGAGGGAAGCGGAGGGGGTGGTGGGGTTAGGGGCTAGAATGGCCCAGAGCAGGCTTGCAGTGAAGTGTATAATCTCTGCGTTAGGTATTATGCGTCGCATTCATTGGGGTTGGGTTATCATTGCATTGATCTTGGCTATGCTGGCTTACATTGCCAGTCGAGCCATATTTCAATGGGACAACTCCTTGGCAGCATTGTTTACCCTGGCCGTGGTGGTGGCCGTCGGGGTTGTCAACTTCATCGCGAATTTTCGACAGGCTTTCGAGAATGCCGAACCAGATGAGAGGTCTCCCCTTCACCCACAACCGCCAGACCCCAATGTCACTATCGCGACACCAGTCGATCGCGAGCCAGCATCACAACTTCCCGAGTTGTTCTCCGCCATCACCTTCTCTGTCTTAGGGCTGGTTGCCGAAAGCTTGGACATAGGTGACATTTCGGGCGATGCAGCTTCCCTTGCATACCAATCAGTATTAGCGCGCACCTACTGCGCTTTTGCGCGGAATTACCCCAGGCTCACTGCCAAGTGGTTCGATCCATCTTTCATCGTAGACCGTGCTACGCCTGAACTTGCGAAATTATTGACTCGGGTTTCACGACCTGATCCGATCTGGCTGGCAGAGCTATCCATTGATCCGAGCAGGACTTCAGCATACGTAGACGCGCCGTTACCGGAATCTCTCGACGATCTCCATCTTCGAGCATCAGTTGATTTTCTCCGCTGGCTGGACGCTGAGCTTAGAACTCACCCGGTTTTCCAATCGTTGTTCCATTCCCCGGAAAACTCGCCAAAGAATGGCCGCAATATCGATGAACTGGTTGCGGAGTTTGCCGGAGTAGCAGAAATTGCGCACGGGTATGAGAATGCACTGAGTCAGAAACAAGGCTTCTTTGTCGGGTCCTATACTGCGTTGAAGCTATACTGGCGACAACCCGACTCGGTCTTACAGCGTGTGCAGACCCGAAGCTTCATGGGACGCGACTGGCTGAAGGAGCAGGTTGACTCATTTGTGAACGGCTCACGACGTCAATCGGGAGCGCTTGTGATTACAGGCGATGCAGGCACTGGAAAAACCGCATTCGCAGCCCATCTCGTGGAAACACGTGGCTACCCCTGTCTCTTTGCTGATCAAGTTGGCGGCGAACTTCGGGTACGCGAGGCCATCCATTCATTATCTGTTCAGCTTATTGTACGTTATCGCCTTGAGCTATATACCGACCCCGAAGCGCTTCCAAATGACCCCATGCAATATGCCGATTTTCTTGAGAATCTTCTTCGGCATGCTGCCGCGCGTCTTACACGCGACGAGAAGATAGTCATTGTATGTGACGGCCTAGATGAAGCCGGAACCGCTCCGGACGGCAACGTGTTCGGCCTGCCTCGCCAACTGCCGGATGGCGTCTACTTCATTCTGACCCGCCGACCGGCGCCAGCGATCAAGCTGAATATGGAACCTCCGCCGGTACTGATGGAACTTCGAGCTTTGGGCGAAGAGAATCTGGCAGATGTGCGCGCCTATCTGGCAAACCAAGTGCGCACGTTACAGGGGATCGCTGACCAACTCGTAGTCCAAGGTTACAGTGAAAATGAGTTTGTCGAAATCCTTACCGAGAAGAGTGGCGGACTGTGGATCTATTTGAAATACGTGCTGGTCGAGATTGTGTCCAGACAGCGCTACCCTCTGATGCTTGAGAAACTTCCTTTTGGTTTGACTGAATATTACGCCCAATATTGGGCAGACTGGCGATGGGGACTCAATGGGCGCGGCGAGGGACGAATCAAGTGGAAGGCCGTCTACGCGCCACTGCTGTGCATGTTGGCAGTAGCCCAGGAGCCGATGCCAGCCAAGCGTCTGGCTGAGTGGAACAGCCTAGAAGTTGATGAGTGTAAGTACTTGCTGTCAGAGAGCTGGCGACCGTTCCTGCGCGAGCAAGAAGGGCCCGATAACACCTATGTTTATGCACTCTACCACGCCAGCATGAGAGACTTCGTCCTCGGAAAGGCAGACCGATCCCGACTACAGAAAGAACATGATTGGATCGTTCGGGATCTTGTCGAGGGCACAGCACAGGCGCACGAGCGGATTGTTGAATGGTATCGGGCACAGTGCGATGGCAACTGGCCGAGCTTGGTTGGCGATGACTATGCGCGCCAGTATTTGTCACTGCATCTTGTGGGTGCTGGCAACACCGACGACCTTTTCCGGTTGGTTGCGCTGGACTCGGGCTGGGCGAAGGCCCGATATAGAATTGAAGGCAGTTACGCCGGCTTCCTTAACGACCTGACATATGTCTGGCAATGGGCCGAGGAGGATAACCGCTTTGACCGCCAAATCCGGTGCGCTCTGATTGAAAGTAGCCTTCGCTCACTGGCAGAGACAATCCCATATTGGTGGTTGGACGATCTCGTCAAGCACAAAGCCTGGAGCTCAGCCCGGGCTCTAGGGCATGTGTCGCTTTTGGCTGACCTCACGCACAAACGCGATGCGCTAAGTGGTCTGATCCCTGTTCTACCGGTGGAACATTTGGACGAAGCCTGGACCTTGTTCGAAAGCTTGAAATTGACTGATCTCTTGCATATAAGGTTTGCCTTAGAAAATCTCATTGATCGCGCGCCTGAGGAGTTGCAGAAGCGCATCTTAACCTGGTTACGTAACCAGCCGGACTACAACTACGATGCGTTGGGGCTACTGCGAAGGCTGGCTGGGAAAGCAACCTCCAGCCTTGAGCCAGCGTTTCTGGCAACAATCAATGAATTGGAGGCCAAGAAGAAAATAGTAGACGGCATGGTGATCGAGCTAGCCAAGCATGCCTCAGAGCTCACTCAACGCCGTATTATCGCGCTAGTGTGTGAGTGGTGCGATACTCGCGATAGTGTCGGGCCGGCACATCTCTTGGGTAAACTGGTGGAGCATCTCTCTAATGGGTTGAAAGTCGAGGCGCTGCGAGCGGCACAGCGCTTGCGTTACGTGTTCGACCAGGCAGTTTCTATAAGCCTAATGGCCCCTCACCTCCCGGCACAGTTGCAGGAGCTGGCCTTAGAAGAAGCGCTCGACGCGGCCCAGCAGATGCAACCTGGACGCTACCGGGCTGAGGTATTTGGGCGACTCGCAAAGTTGTGGTCCGATCAGCAACGCGATAGGTTGCTATTCATAGCGCTCACCGACGCGTGGGCTGAG
This Chloroflexota bacterium DNA region includes the following protein-coding sequences:
- a CDS encoding ATP-binding protein, encoding MRPNQPFDSAQGKLWLAALGELQLQLTKTTFDTWLRDTLLLSHDAEVNEFTIGVETPYAKDWLENRLLSTLKRTLSAVCGRPAQLKIVLSPLAPPAETTDEEEDEPHLSLDDYDWARLGVPDIFKHETLSTLDWSQPALQKPELRDYVEHAADYFEAGIGLTLIGTPGTGKTHLTAGLLKQAVAGGYSARFAGVVPLLDRLRATFDGHRAGESEQRIIYSLIEPDVLVLDDLRVDNLTVWARDRLYAVVGGRWERGLPTLTTSNYTPEELFHPAGRDRLGLDEGTLSRLIRSALTLTIVGEDYRLERKRKKIAAIQSARAILTLCRNKP
- a CDS encoding AAA family ATPase — translated: MRRIHWGWVIIALILAMLAYIASRAIFQWDNSLAALFTLAVVVAVGVVNFIANFRQAFENAEPDERSPLHPQPPDPNVTIATPVDREPASQLPELFSAITFSVLGLVAESLDIGDISGDAASLAYQSVLARTYCAFARNYPRLTAKWFDPSFIVDRATPELAKLLTRVSRPDPIWLAELSIDPSRTSAYVDAPLPESLDDLHLRASVDFLRWLDAELRTHPVFQSLFHSPENSPKNGRNIDELVAEFAGVAEIAHGYENALSQKQGFFVGSYTALKLYWRQPDSVLQRVQTRSFMGRDWLKEQVDSFVNGSRRQSGALVITGDAGTGKTAFAAHLVETRGYPCLFADQVGGELRVREAIHSLSVQLIVRYRLELYTDPEALPNDPMQYADFLENLLRHAAARLTRDEKIVIVCDGLDEAGTAPDGNVFGLPRQLPDGVYFILTRRPAPAIKLNMEPPPVLMELRALGEENLADVRAYLANQVRTLQGIADQLVVQGYSENEFVEILTEKSGGLWIYLKYVLVEIVSRQRYPLMLEKLPFGLTEYYAQYWADWRWGLNGRGEGRIKWKAVYAPLLCMLAVAQEPMPAKRLAEWNSLEVDECKYLLSESWRPFLREQEGPDNTYVYALYHASMRDFVLGKADRSRLQKEHDWIVRDLVEGTAQAHERIVEWYRAQCDGNWPSLVGDDYARQYLSLHLVGAGNTDDLFRLVALDSGWAKARYRIEGSYAGFLNDLTYVWQWAEEDNRFDRQIRCALIESSLRSLAETIPYWWLDDLVKHKAWSSARALGHVSLLADLTHKRDALSGLIPVLPVEHLDEAWTLFESLKLTDLLHIRFALENLIDRAPEELQKRILTWLRNQPDYNYDALGLLRRLAGKATSSLEPAFLATINELEAKKKIVDGMVIELAKHASELTQRRIIALVCEWCDTRDSVGPAHLLGKLVEHLSNGLKVEALRAAQRLRYVFDQAVSISLMAPHLPAQLQELALEEALDAAQQMQPGRYRAEVFGRLAKLWSDQQRDRLLFIALTDAWAESRLEIRIDLLRKLAKEVPGLLLEALESARKLPDPEARLQELRNLSKELSP